One Halobacterium wangiae genomic window, GACAGGATGCTCAACCCGAACGTCCAGGAGGACCACCTGCCGCCGTTCCTCACCGAGCACAGCGGCCTCCACTCGGGGCTGATGATCCCCCAGTACACCACCGCGTCGCTCGTCAACGACCTGCGGTCGCTCGGGCGACCGTCGACGGACAACGCGACCGTCTCGGGCAACCAGGAGGACCACGTGAGCATGAGCGCGGGGAGCGCCCTCGGCTTCCGGGAGGCCGCGGCGAAGGCCGGCACGGTGGTCGGCGTCGAACTCCTCGCCGGCGCGCAGGCCAGCGAGTTCCTCGACGACAGCCTCTCGCACGCCGCCGGCACCCGCGCCGTCTACGACCTCGTGCGGGAGGTGTCCCCGCCGCTCCGGGAGGACCGCTCGCTCGCCGACGAGATGGAGGCGGTCGCGGACCTCGTGCGCGAGGGGTTCGTCGACGAGGCCGTCGAGCGCGCGCTCGGCGAACGGCTGGAGTGACGAACGGGTAGCCCCGGAACAGCCCCAAGAGGTTTTGCGCGGGCCGACGCGACGTTCCGCATGGTCGACGTCCGGCGCGCCCCACCTGCAGAGTTCGACGCCCTCTACCAGATGCTCTGCCAGCGAACCGGCGAGCGCGAGGAGGCGGTCGTCCGCGACTGGTACGACACCCACCCTGAGTTGTTCCACGGGGTGTACGCCGACGGCGCGCTCGTCGGGTTCACGGCGGGCCGCGCGCGGTCGGATACCTCGGTCGAACTCGTCGGCATCGCGGTCGACGACGCGTACACCCGACAGGGTGTCGGCTCGCGTCTCCTCGACGCCTTCGAGTCGGCTGCCGCCGAACTCGGCTACGACCGCGTGAGTCTGGGCTCCGCGGGCGGCTACGTCGACGAGTTCTACCTCGCGAACGGCTACGAACCGGAGAGCATCCTCGTCCGTCTCCACCCCGAGGACGTGCCCGAGAACCACGTCGACCTGGGCTTCGAGATTCTCCGCGAGCGCGTCGACGACGGCACGCAGAAGTTCTACGTCGCACCGGGCGGCCACGACCCCGAGCGCGTCCAGGCGGTCCGGGAGGCGTTCGGCGACCCACAGGCAATCTACATCGTGGAGAAGTACGTCTAGCAGTCGTCGCCGATACGGGTTCTTCGTTCGGCATCGAGCTCGAAACGGCCGTTCGACACAGCGGCGGGCCCCGCGCGTTCGGTCTGGACGAACGACTCATCTGACTCGGCGACGAATATACTGACATGAGCGACAATCCGCTCAACAATCTCGACCGTCGTATCCTGCACCTGTTACAGATAGACGCTCGTGGGGCCACCGACACGGCCATCGCCGACGAAACCGACGTCACCGGCACGACCGTCCACAACCGTATCAAGGAACTGGAGGAGAGAGGCGTCATCACCGGCTACAATCCGGAGATTAACTACGAGGAGGCGGGCTATCCGATGCGAGTCCTGTTCATCTGTTCGACCGACCTCTCTCGACGGTCGGAGCTGGCCGAGCAAGCACTCGAGGTCCGGGGTGTCGTCAACGTCCGGGAGATGCTGTCCGGCACGGAGAACCTCCACATCGAGGTCGTCGCCGAATCGACCTCCGAGGTGAAACGGAGCACAGAACAGCTCGACAAACTGGGCCTCAACATCATCAGTAGCAATATCCTGGCCGAAGAGCGGATCCAGCCGTGGAACCACTTCCACCAGGAGTTCGCCGGCGAGGACGCCCAGACGAGTGAGGAAATCGGTTCGTCCGAGGAGTAGCCTCGGCGAAGTGGGAATACTGGTTGGAATGCTGAACTCCTAGTCGCGCTATCCCGTCTACTGAACCCTGGCCTCCTTGGAGAAGTCAAGCAATCACCGGGCTCCGCTCGATATTATCAATTATGTAGAATTATCGCGAAAAAGACGTTAAGGCGGTTCGGCCCGGAACGTAGGCAATGGCCTCATCGAATCAGGGCGAGCTGGGCGAGACGTTCGACCTGTTGACACATCCCCACCGGCGCTACGTGCTGTACTACCTCAGGAAGAACTCCGGGGTAGTCGCCATCGATACCCTCACGACGATGCTCGCCAACGAACTGGCGGGCCCATCCGCGACAGGCGTCAACGACACCCCCAGCGACATCAGGACTGCCCTCCGTCACATGCACCTCCCGAAACTCGCCGATGCCGGCCTCATCACGTTCGACGCGGATACGCACTCAGTCGAACTCGAAGGGATGAACGAGCACGACCAGTTCATCGACGAAGCGGCGCGCATCGACGGCTTTGCACCGCCCGCTACAGACGATTGAACGCAGCCTGCCCAAGTTCACTCCACGAGTCGTACTGACCCGAGATGGAGTGCGCCGATCGGTGCGGATATCTCTTGTGCAGTCCACGTGGTTCGGCTCCGGACATTCACCGAGTGGAGACACCTCGGAACCGACTACTGCTACGACTGGAACGCCGGCTCGCGGCCTTCGAGGAACGCGCTCACGCCCTCTGCGTGTTCGTCGGTGTCGTAGGCCTGGCTCTGGAGGAGGTTCTCGTGGTCGAGCGCGTCGCCCCACTCGCGGCCGAGGTTGTCGTGGAGCGCCTGTCTGATGACGCCGATGGTCCTGGTGGGACGCTCGCGGAGCGTGTCGAGCAGTGCGTCCACGGCCTCGTCGAGTTCCTCGGCGGGCACCGCCTCGTTGACGAGGCCGAGGTCCGCTGCCTCGCTGGCGTCTACGAACTCGGCGGTGAACGCGAGGCGCTTCGCCTCCCGGAGGCCGACGAGGCGGGGCAACAGGAAACTCCCGCCCGTGTCCGGGACGAGGCCGACGCGGACGAACGCACAGGAGAAGGTCGCGTCCGGGACGGCGTAGGCGAAGTCCGAGAGCGCGACCACCGCGAGGCCCGCGCCGACGGCGTCGCCGTTCACGCGAGCGACGATGGGGACGCGGGAGTCCATCGCGGCCTCCGCGAGTCGGCCGAACGTCCCCTCGACGCGCTCGTAGGCGTCCCGGACGTCCTCCTCTCGCGCCGCCATCGACTGGATGTCGCCCCCCGCGGAGAACGCGTCGCCCTCCCCGGTGAGGAGAATCGCGTCGTGGGTCTCTGGGTCGGCGGACTCGATAGTCGACGCGAGTTCGGCGGCGAGGTCGGTCGTGAACGCGTTCTTCACTTCGGGGCGGTCGAACGTGACGCGCAGGACGCCCTCGCTCGTCTCGGTGTGCATGGCGAGTCCTTCTGGACGGACCGTGTTAACTGTCCACCTTCCCGCGTCCTCGCCGGTCACCCGACGAGCGCATCGAACACGCGTTCCTCGACCTTCCGGAGGTGTTCGCCCGCGGTCGCCGGAGCGATACCGACCGCGTCCGCGACGTCGTCGAGGGTCGCCTGGCGCGGCGCGCCGTAGTACCCGACCGTGACCGCGGCCTCGAGCACCTCACGCTGACGGTCCGTCAACAGCCTCGTGAGTCGGCCCTCGTCGGGGTCGTACTCGCCCGTTCCGACCACCTCGATAGTCACCCCGGCGTCCGCGGGGGCGT contains:
- a CDS encoding GNAT family N-acetyltransferase, with the translated sequence MVDVRRAPPAEFDALYQMLCQRTGEREEAVVRDWYDTHPELFHGVYADGALVGFTAGRARSDTSVELVGIAVDDAYTRQGVGSRLLDAFESAAAELGYDRVSLGSAGGYVDEFYLANGYEPESILVRLHPEDVPENHVDLGFEILRERVDDGTQKFYVAPGGHDPERVQAVREAFGDPQAIYIVEKYV
- a CDS encoding Lrp/AsnC family transcriptional regulator, with product MSDNPLNNLDRRILHLLQIDARGATDTAIADETDVTGTTVHNRIKELEERGVITGYNPEINYEEAGYPMRVLFICSTDLSRRSELAEQALEVRGVVNVREMLSGTENLHIEVVAESTSEVKRSTEQLDKLGLNIISSNILAEERIQPWNHFHQEFAGEDAQTSEEIGSSEE
- a CDS encoding DUF7344 domain-containing protein, whose amino-acid sequence is MASSNQGELGETFDLLTHPHRRYVLYYLRKNSGVVAIDTLTTMLANELAGPSATGVNDTPSDIRTALRHMHLPKLADAGLITFDADTHSVELEGMNEHDQFIDEAARIDGFAPPATDD
- a CDS encoding enoyl-CoA hydratase/isomerase family protein, which gives rise to MHTETSEGVLRVTFDRPEVKNAFTTDLAAELASTIESADPETHDAILLTGEGDAFSAGGDIQSMAAREEDVRDAYERVEGTFGRLAEAAMDSRVPIVARVNGDAVGAGLAVVALSDFAYAVPDATFSCAFVRVGLVPDTGGSFLLPRLVGLREAKRLAFTAEFVDASEAADLGLVNEAVPAEELDEAVDALLDTLRERPTRTIGVIRQALHDNLGREWGDALDHENLLQSQAYDTDEHAEGVSAFLEGREPAFQS